A part of Trichocoleus sp. FACHB-46 genomic DNA contains:
- a CDS encoding SDR family oxidoreductase, whose amino-acid sequence MQVQGAIALVTGANGGIGQYYIQGLQQTGAARIYAGARNPDSLKDIAAADPDRIIPISLDITDEASVKEAAEAYSDVNLLINNAGVGFNQRLVADANFDQMRVEIEVNYFGTLRMCLAFAPVLKANGGGAIVNMLTMLAKVNFPLNASYGASKAAALLATQGIRAELASQKTLVVGVMPGTVDAGMSKHFPPPKVAPEEVVRAALQAVVDEVEDVYPGEQAQKMQAQLLQDPKAIEKWMAEMVST is encoded by the coding sequence TGGCATTGGGCAATATTATATTCAAGGTTTACAACAAACTGGAGCCGCTCGTATTTATGCAGGTGCCCGTAATCCAGATAGTTTGAAGGATATTGCGGCAGCCGACCCCGATCGCATTATTCCAATTTCATTGGATATTACCGATGAAGCTTCGGTCAAAGAGGCAGCTGAGGCGTACTCGGATGTAAATCTCCTCATCAACAATGCGGGAGTGGGGTTTAACCAGCGGTTGGTCGCAGATGCCAACTTTGACCAGATGCGAGTGGAGATCGAAGTCAACTACTTCGGGACGTTGCGGATGTGTTTGGCGTTTGCTCCAGTTTTGAAAGCCAATGGGGGAGGAGCGATCGTGAATATGCTAACGATGCTGGCAAAGGTCAATTTTCCGCTGAATGCTTCCTACGGTGCCTCGAAAGCGGCGGCTCTGTTGGCGACACAGGGCATTCGAGCTGAACTTGCCTCACAGAAAACGTTGGTGGTTGGGGTCATGCCCGGAACGGTAGACGCCGGAATGAGTAAACACTTTCCACCCCCAAAAGTTGCGCCTGAAGAGGTGGTGCGGGCAGCACTTCAGGCCGTCGTAGATGAGGTTGAAGATGTTTACCCAGGTGAGCAGGCACAGAAAATGCAAGCACAATTACTGCAAGACCCGAAAGCGATTGAGAAGTGGATGGCAGAAATGGTATCCACTTAA